The Streptomyces nitrosporeus genome includes a window with the following:
- a CDS encoding acyl-CoA dehydrogenase family protein, whose amino-acid sequence MTAATDADAIRRRTQDLLAAHPPATTGRAEFLRARFDAGLAWVHYPAGLGGLGAPRSLQAVADAELAAAGAPDNDPRRIGIGLGMAAPTILGYGTDEQKQRFLRPLWLGEEVWCQLFSEPGAGSDLAALGTRAVRDGDDWVVDGQKVWTSSAHVARWAILIARTDPGLPKHRGISYFVCDMTDPGVEVRPLRQITGEAEFNEVFLTGVRIPDSHRLGPVGEGWKVAQTTLMNERVSIGGARIPREGGMIGTVAKTWREHPGLRTHDLHQRLLTLWVEAEVARLTGERLRQQLVAGQPGPEGSGMKLAFARLNQEISGLEVELLGDEGLLYGDWTMRRPEIVDFTGRDAGYRYLRSKGNSIEGGTSEVLLNIVAERVLGLPAEPRNDKDVAWKDLAR is encoded by the coding sequence ATGACCGCCGCCACCGACGCCGACGCCATCCGCCGGCGCACCCAGGACCTGCTCGCCGCCCACCCGCCCGCCACCACCGGCCGGGCCGAGTTCCTCCGGGCCCGCTTCGACGCCGGACTGGCCTGGGTGCACTACCCGGCCGGACTCGGCGGACTCGGCGCCCCGCGTTCCCTGCAGGCCGTGGCCGACGCGGAACTGGCCGCCGCAGGCGCCCCCGACAACGACCCGCGCCGCATCGGCATCGGCCTCGGCATGGCCGCGCCCACCATCCTCGGCTACGGCACCGACGAGCAGAAGCAGCGCTTCCTGAGGCCCCTGTGGCTGGGGGAGGAGGTCTGGTGCCAGCTCTTCAGCGAGCCGGGGGCCGGATCCGACCTCGCGGCGCTGGGCACCCGTGCCGTCCGGGACGGCGACGACTGGGTGGTGGACGGACAGAAGGTGTGGACCTCCAGCGCCCATGTGGCCCGCTGGGCCATCCTCATCGCGCGTACCGACCCCGGCCTGCCCAAGCACCGCGGCATCAGCTACTTCGTCTGCGACATGACCGACCCCGGCGTCGAGGTCCGGCCGCTGCGGCAGATCACCGGCGAGGCCGAGTTCAACGAGGTCTTCCTCACCGGCGTACGCATCCCCGACAGCCATCGCCTCGGGCCGGTGGGCGAGGGCTGGAAGGTCGCCCAGACCACCCTGATGAACGAGCGCGTCTCGATCGGCGGCGCCCGTATCCCCCGCGAGGGGGGCATGATCGGCACCGTCGCGAAGACCTGGCGCGAACACCCCGGACTGCGCACCCACGACCTCCACCAGCGCCTGCTCACCCTCTGGGTCGAGGCCGAGGTCGCCCGGCTCACCGGCGAACGGCTGCGCCAGCAGCTCGTCGCGGGTCAGCCCGGCCCCGAGGGCTCGGGCATGAAGCTGGCGTTCGCCCGCCTCAACCAGGAGATCAGCGGCCTGGAGGTCGAACTGCTGGGCGACGAGGGACTGCTGTACGGCGACTGGACCATGCGCCGCCCCGAGATCGTGGACTTCACCGGGCGCGACGCCGGGTACCGCTACCTGCGCTCCAAGGGCAACTCCATCGAGGGCGGGACGAGCGAGGTCCTGCTCAACATCGTCGCCGAGCGCGTCCTCGGCCTGCCCGCGGAACCGCGTAACGACAAGGACGTCGCCTGGAAGGACCTCGCCCGATGA
- a CDS encoding acyl-CoA dehydrogenase family protein — protein MSAQPETAHAPDLLYSEAEEDLRSAVRSLLTARADAPAVIAATESATPYDQELWASLASGIGAAGLLVPEKLGGQGAGHREAAVVLEELGRGVVPAPYLTSSVVATEVLLALDPLGGPAGELLADLAAGRRTAVLALPFATPPAGARAAMAGGLERTVTTVADAAAADVLLVPTAEGLYAVGTAGTGVTVEPLVPLDLTRPLASVTLAGAAGALLAEAGPAAVAVERGLLSGAGLLASEQLGIAEWCLTETVRHTRERHQFNRPVGSFQALKHRMAQLWLEVVSARAAARNAADALAAGAPDAPLAVAVAQAYCSKVAVHAAEECVQLHGGVGMTWEHPAHLYLKRAKADSTAYGTPGRHHETVARLTELPAP, from the coding sequence ATGAGCGCACAGCCCGAGACCGCGCACGCCCCCGACCTGCTCTACTCCGAGGCCGAGGAGGACCTGCGTTCCGCGGTGCGCTCCCTGCTCACCGCGCGCGCCGACGCGCCGGCGGTGATCGCCGCGACCGAGTCCGCCACTCCGTACGACCAGGAACTGTGGGCCTCCCTCGCGTCAGGGATCGGGGCCGCCGGACTGCTCGTACCGGAGAAGCTCGGCGGACAGGGCGCCGGGCACCGTGAGGCGGCCGTCGTCCTGGAGGAGCTCGGCCGCGGCGTCGTGCCCGCCCCCTACCTGACCAGTTCCGTCGTCGCGACCGAGGTCCTGCTCGCCCTCGATCCGCTGGGCGGTCCGGCCGGTGAACTCCTGGCGGACCTGGCGGCGGGGCGCCGTACGGCCGTCCTGGCGCTGCCGTTCGCCACCCCGCCCGCCGGCGCCCGGGCCGCGATGGCCGGCGGCCTGGAGCGTACGGTCACCACCGTCGCCGACGCGGCCGCCGCCGACGTCCTGCTGGTGCCCACCGCCGAGGGGCTGTACGCGGTCGGCACCGCGGGCACCGGCGTCACCGTCGAGCCGCTCGTCCCCCTCGACCTGACCCGGCCGCTCGCCTCGGTGACCCTCGCGGGTGCCGCGGGCGCCCTCCTCGCGGAGGCCGGGCCCGCGGCGGTGGCGGTGGAGCGGGGACTCCTGTCCGGTGCCGGACTCCTCGCCTCCGAACAGCTCGGGATCGCCGAGTGGTGTCTGACCGAAACCGTCCGGCACACCCGCGAACGCCACCAGTTCAACCGCCCGGTGGGCTCCTTCCAGGCGCTCAAGCACCGGATGGCGCAGCTCTGGCTGGAGGTCGTCTCAGCCCGTGCCGCCGCCCGCAACGCGGCCGACGCGCTCGCGGCCGGCGCCCCCGACGCACCGCTCGCCGTGGCGGTGGCCCAGGCCTACTGCTCGAAGGTCGCGGTCCACGCGGCCGAGGAGTGCGTCCAGCTGCACGGCGGGGTCGGCATGACCTGGGAGCATCCCGCGCACCTGTATCTGAAGCGGGCCAAGGCCGATTCGACCGCGTACGGCACCCCGGGCCGCCACCACGAGACCGTCGCCCGTCTGACGGAGCTGCCCGCACCGTAA
- a CDS encoding NADPH:quinone oxidoreductase family protein — protein sequence MQAWRVHRNGEPGEVMKLEEADLPVPAEGQVLLKVRAANVNFPDALLCRGQYQVRPPLPFTPGVEVCGETEDGRRVLATPALPRGGFAEYVVADEAALLPAPDALDDAEAAALHIGYQTGWFGLHRRARLQPGETLLVHAAAGGVGSAAVQLGKAAGATVIGVVGGAAKAATARELGCDLVIDRHSEDIVASVKEATGGRGADVVYDPVGGDAYAKSVKCIAFEGRVLVVGFASGTIPAPGLNHALVKNYSIVGLHWGLYNTHDPAAVRACHDELAALAAQGIVKPLVSERVPMAGAAEAVQCVADGTSTGRIVVLPPGGTR from the coding sequence ATGCAGGCATGGCGAGTGCACCGGAACGGTGAACCGGGCGAGGTGATGAAGCTGGAGGAGGCGGACCTCCCGGTCCCGGCCGAGGGCCAGGTGCTGCTCAAGGTGCGCGCGGCGAACGTCAACTTCCCCGACGCGCTGCTCTGCCGCGGCCAGTACCAGGTCCGGCCCCCGCTGCCGTTCACCCCCGGCGTGGAGGTCTGCGGCGAGACGGAGGACGGCCGGCGGGTGCTGGCCACCCCGGCCCTGCCCCGGGGCGGTTTCGCCGAGTACGTCGTCGCCGACGAGGCGGCCCTGCTGCCCGCACCCGACGCCCTGGACGACGCGGAGGCCGCCGCCCTGCACATCGGCTACCAGACCGGCTGGTTCGGACTCCACCGCCGCGCCCGTCTGCAGCCCGGCGAGACGCTGCTCGTGCACGCGGCGGCCGGTGGCGTCGGCAGCGCCGCCGTACAGCTCGGAAAGGCGGCCGGCGCCACCGTCATCGGCGTCGTCGGAGGGGCCGCCAAGGCCGCGACCGCCCGGGAACTCGGCTGCGACCTGGTCATCGACCGCCACAGCGAGGACATCGTCGCCTCCGTGAAGGAGGCCACCGGCGGGCGCGGGGCGGACGTCGTCTACGACCCGGTCGGCGGGGACGCCTACGCCAAGTCCGTGAAGTGCATCGCCTTCGAGGGCCGCGTCCTGGTCGTCGGCTTCGCGAGCGGCACCATCCCCGCTCCGGGTCTGAACCACGCGCTGGTGAAGAACTACTCGATCGTCGGGCTCCACTGGGGCCTGTACAACACCCACGACCCGGCCGCCGTGCGCGCCTGCCACGACGAACTCGCCGCACTCGCCGCGCAGGGGATCGTGAAGCCGCTGGTCAGTGAGCGTGTCCCGATGGCCGGGGCCGCCGAGGCCGTCCAGTGTGTCGCCGACGGCACCAGCACCGGCCGCATCGTCGTACTGCCCCCGGGAGGGACCCGATGA
- a CDS encoding helix-turn-helix domain-containing protein codes for MKEQSQEDPELDAVLAGVGPRLRRLRKDRGVTLAALSEATGISVSTLSRLESGGRRPSLELLLPVARAHEVPLDDLVGAPPVGDPRVRAKPIVHGGKTSLPLTGRPGGLQAYKVIHEKVPGDACEQRTHEGYEWLYVLSGRLRLLLAEHDLVLGPGEAAEFDTRLPHWFGPVGDDPVEFLSLFGPQGERMHVRAKPKRS; via the coding sequence ATGAAGGAACAGAGTCAGGAAGACCCCGAACTCGACGCCGTGCTCGCCGGAGTCGGCCCCCGGCTGCGCAGGCTCCGCAAGGACCGCGGTGTCACGCTCGCCGCGCTCTCCGAGGCCACCGGCATCTCCGTGTCCACCTTGTCCAGACTGGAATCGGGCGGCCGGCGCCCCAGCCTGGAGCTCCTGCTGCCCGTCGCCCGGGCCCACGAGGTGCCGCTCGACGACCTCGTCGGGGCGCCGCCCGTCGGGGATCCCAGGGTCAGGGCGAAACCCATCGTGCACGGGGGCAAGACCTCCCTCCCGCTGACCGGCAGGCCCGGCGGCCTCCAGGCGTACAAGGTCATCCACGAGAAGGTGCCGGGCGACGCCTGCGAGCAGCGCACCCACGAGGGGTACGAGTGGCTCTACGTGCTCTCCGGCCGGCTCCGGCTGCTCCTCGCCGAGCACGACCTGGTGCTGGGGCCCGGCGAGGCCGCCGAGTTCGACACCCGGCTGCCGCACTGGTTCGGCCCCGTGGGGGACGACCCGGTCGAGTTCCTGAGCCTCTTCGGCCCGCAGGGCGAGCGCATGCACGTACGGGCGAAACCGAAACGCTCCTGA
- a CDS encoding alpha/beta fold hydrolase, which translates to MNSYRRPGLVLTDHRFTVPLDHGDPGGETIEIYAREAVAASRAGDGTLPWLLYLEGGPGFGARRFIGTEAWIGRAVREFRVLLLDQRGTGLSTPANRQTLPLRGGPREQAAYLAHFRADSIVRDCELVRHRLAGGKPWTVLGQSFGGFCAVHYLSAAPEGLEEVLITGGLPSLDGHADDVYRAAYPRIERKVAAHYARYPQDVARARAITAYLAEHRPESAGYRLTPESFQSLGIMLGGADGSHQLHHLLENAFVTGPHGTELSDAFQEAVRTANSFAGHPLYAVMHEAIYGQGDRPTAWSAERIRAEFPQFDAAAALAGEGPVLFTGESVHPWHFEVDPALRPLRETAGLLAARTDWPALYDMERLAANDVPVAAAVYHDDMYVDTGHALRTAASIRGLRTWVTSEFEHDGLRASGPRVLDRLLGLVRGESDR; encoded by the coding sequence GTGAACAGCTATCGCCGGCCCGGCCTCGTTCTCACCGACCACCGCTTCACGGTCCCGCTGGACCACGGCGACCCGGGCGGCGAGACGATCGAGATCTACGCCCGGGAAGCCGTCGCCGCCTCCCGGGCCGGCGACGGGACGCTGCCCTGGCTCCTCTACCTGGAAGGCGGTCCCGGTTTCGGGGCCCGCCGTTTCATCGGCACCGAGGCGTGGATCGGCCGGGCCGTGCGGGAGTTCCGGGTGCTGCTCCTGGACCAGCGCGGCACCGGCCTCTCCACCCCCGCCAACCGCCAGACGCTGCCGCTGCGCGGCGGCCCGCGGGAGCAGGCCGCCTATCTGGCCCACTTCCGCGCCGACAGCATCGTCCGTGACTGCGAACTCGTCCGCCACCGGCTCGCCGGCGGCAAGCCCTGGACGGTGCTGGGGCAGTCCTTCGGCGGTTTCTGCGCCGTCCACTACCTCTCGGCCGCGCCCGAGGGCCTGGAGGAGGTCCTGATCACCGGCGGGCTGCCCTCGCTGGACGGCCACGCCGACGACGTCTACCGCGCCGCGTACCCCCGGATCGAGCGCAAGGTGGCCGCCCACTACGCCCGCTACCCCCAGGACGTCGCACGGGCCCGCGCGATCACGGCGTACCTCGCCGAGCACCGCCCCGAGAGCGCCGGGTACCGGCTCACCCCGGAGAGCTTCCAGTCACTGGGCATCATGCTGGGCGGCGCCGACGGCAGCCATCAGCTCCACCACCTCCTGGAGAACGCCTTCGTCACCGGACCGCACGGCACCGAACTCTCCGACGCCTTCCAGGAAGCCGTCCGGACGGCGAACTCCTTCGCCGGCCACCCGCTGTACGCCGTGATGCACGAGGCGATCTACGGACAGGGCGACCGCCCCACCGCCTGGTCCGCCGAGCGGATCCGCGCGGAGTTCCCGCAGTTCGACGCCGCCGCCGCGCTGGCCGGCGAAGGACCGGTGCTGTTCACCGGCGAGAGCGTCCACCCCTGGCACTTCGAGGTGGACCCGGCCCTGCGCCCGCTGCGCGAGACCGCCGGACTGCTCGCCGCCCGCACCGACTGGCCCGCCCTGTACGACATGGAGCGGCTGGCGGCCAACGACGTACCCGTCGCCGCCGCCGTGTACCACGACGACATGTACGTGGACACGGGCCACGCGCTGCGCACCGCGGCCTCGATCCGGGGCCTGCGCACCTGGGTGACCAGCGAGTTCGAGCACGACGGGCTCCGCGCGAGCGGCCCGCGCGTGCTGGACCGGCTGCTCGGCCTCGTGCGGGGCGAGAGCGACCGGTAG
- a CDS encoding phosphatidylinositol-specific phospholipase C/glycerophosphodiester phosphodiesterase family protein, protein MAYPTRRATVTATLATAAALAFVPAPSAAATPARPRGPRPLAHAHAHNDYLHPRPLHDALDHGFTSVEADVFLVDGELLVAHEASGLDPARTLASLYLDPLQERVRANRGTVHAGYPAPLRLLIDIKADGVAAYLALDRLLRRHRTMLTSCHHGRVRPGAVTPVVSGDRAARVPMEAQATRYAFYDGRLDDLGTPAPASFVPLVSANWTQTFAWQGAGPFPAAERARLDALVSTAHTHGRRVRFWSTPDTAGPERDAVWTELLAAGVDHLNTDDLAGLEAFLRSRGHGGRHDR, encoded by the coding sequence ATGGCATACCCGACCCGCCGCGCAACCGTCACCGCCACCCTCGCAACCGCCGCTGCCCTCGCCTTCGTCCCCGCCCCGTCCGCCGCCGCGACGCCCGCCCGGCCGCGGGGGCCGCGCCCGCTGGCCCACGCCCACGCGCACAACGACTACCTCCACCCCCGCCCGCTCCACGACGCGCTGGACCACGGCTTCACCAGCGTCGAGGCCGACGTCTTCCTCGTGGACGGCGAACTCCTCGTGGCCCACGAGGCGAGCGGTCTCGACCCGGCCCGGACCCTCGCCTCCCTCTATCTCGACCCGCTCCAGGAACGGGTCCGGGCGAACCGGGGGACCGTTCACGCCGGATACCCCGCTCCGCTGCGGCTCCTGATCGACATCAAGGCCGACGGCGTGGCCGCCTACCTCGCACTCGACCGGCTGCTGCGGCGCCACCGGACCATGCTGACCAGCTGCCACCACGGCCGGGTCCGCCCCGGCGCCGTCACCCCCGTCGTCTCGGGGGACCGCGCCGCCCGCGTCCCCATGGAGGCGCAGGCCACCCGGTACGCCTTCTACGACGGCCGGCTCGACGACCTGGGCACCCCGGCCCCCGCCTCCTTCGTGCCCCTCGTCAGCGCGAACTGGACACAGACCTTCGCCTGGCAAGGCGCCGGCCCCTTCCCCGCGGCCGAACGCGCCCGGCTGGACGCCCTCGTCTCCACCGCGCACACGCACGGCAGGCGCGTACGGTTCTGGTCCACACCCGACACCGCGGGCCCCGAGCGCGACGCCGTGTGGACCGAACTGCTCGCGGCAGGCGTCGACCACCTCAACACCGACGACCTGGCGGGCCTCGAAGCCTTTCTGCGAAGCCGCGGACACGGCGGCCGCCACGACCGCTGA
- a CDS encoding rhodanese-like domain-containing protein: MTSPAALSPAQAAERLEEFTVVDVRAPGEYASGHVPGALNVPLDRLQEAVPALKSASARGALLVVCASGARSVQACQILAEADIEASTLAGGTSAWQSDGHGLERPQGGRAVWPMERQVRFAAGSLVVAGLLAGRRLPAARWLSAGVGAGLVYSAVSNTCGMAAALSRLPHNRAPRTAAGLDATLAVLQR, from the coding sequence GTGACCAGCCCCGCCGCCCTCTCCCCCGCCCAGGCCGCGGAACGCCTGGAGGAGTTCACCGTGGTGGATGTGCGGGCGCCCGGAGAGTATGCCTCCGGCCATGTGCCCGGCGCCCTGAACGTCCCTCTCGACCGGCTCCAAGAGGCGGTTCCCGCCCTGAAGTCCGCTTCCGCCCGCGGAGCCCTGCTGGTGGTGTGCGCCTCCGGCGCGCGTTCCGTCCAGGCCTGCCAGATCCTCGCCGAGGCCGACATCGAGGCCAGCACGCTGGCCGGCGGGACCTCCGCCTGGCAGAGCGACGGCCACGGCCTGGAACGGCCCCAGGGGGGCCGGGCCGTCTGGCCGATGGAACGCCAGGTGCGCTTCGCGGCGGGCTCGCTGGTGGTGGCGGGCCTGCTCGCCGGACGGCGCCTGCCGGCCGCACGCTGGCTGTCGGCCGGTGTCGGCGCCGGGCTCGTCTACTCGGCGGTGAGCAACACCTGCGGCATGGCGGCGGCGCTCTCCAGGCTCCCGCACAACCGCGCGCCGCGCACCGCCGCCGGCCTGGACGCCACGCTGGCCGTCCTCCAGCGCTGA